A genomic segment from Moorena sp. SIOASIH encodes:
- a CDS encoding NfeD family protein, with amino-acid sequence MVSSSMLWLIAGSMLCLVELFVPTAFVAFMMGISALVVGFVISILPISYTLQVGLWLLLSTASVFLSRRLMPPARVGKNLDAMEAQTLTEILPGQTGRVLYEGNSWRARCEDYADAIAPNQKVYVVRREGTTLIVVPHHLLHD; translated from the coding sequence ATGGTAAGTTCCTCGATGCTTTGGCTAATTGCCGGGTCAATGCTGTGCTTAGTCGAGCTGTTTGTGCCAACAGCGTTTGTTGCTTTCATGATGGGCATCAGTGCTTTGGTGGTAGGATTTGTGATCTCGATTTTGCCCATATCTTATACCCTACAAGTGGGGTTATGGTTGCTGCTTTCCACTGCCTCAGTCTTTTTATCCCGTCGCCTTATGCCCCCTGCTAGAGTGGGAAAAAATTTGGATGCGATGGAAGCTCAAACCTTGACAGAAATTCTGCCAGGGCAAACTGGGCGGGTACTCTATGAAGGGAACTCATGGCGTGCCCGTTGTGAAGACTATGCAGATGCGATCGCACCCAACCAAAAAGTCTACGTAGTGCGCAGGGAAGGCACTACCCTGATTGTTGTGCCTCATCACCTATTGCATGACTGA
- the iscB gene encoding RNA-guided endonuclease IscB, translating into MQNRVFVIDVNKQPLNPIHPGRARKLLKQGKAAVFRTYPFTIILKKTVRDPVNEPHRIKLDPGAKVTGMALVNQRTDAVVWAAELTHRGDMIRQKLADRRRVRRNRRHRKTRYRPARFDHRKRPDGWLAPSLQHRVETTMTWVERLGKCCSITDLSMELVRFDTQKLQNPEISGVQYQQGVLFGYELREYLLTKWRHECAYCGAQKVPLEIEHIHPKSKGGSDRVSNLAIACHQCNQKKGNKPVEQFLKKKPEVLKRLLAQANAPLKDAAAVNSTRWALFNRLQETGLAIEIGTGGLTKYNRTLQGLPKTHWLDAACVGKSTPMLNIATSQPLLITCTGRGGRQKAAINKYGYPIRHNPLKPIKGWQTGDIAKHRVHGIGRITPRSRGSFVLSKPDKTKKSVKPIDLKPVFRRDGYSYKWA; encoded by the coding sequence ATGCAAAATCGAGTTTTTGTGATTGATGTCAACAAGCAACCGCTCAATCCGATTCACCCTGGCAGAGCGAGAAAGCTCTTAAAGCAAGGGAAGGCGGCAGTTTTTAGAACTTACCCGTTTACGATCATTCTCAAAAAAACTGTTCGAGATCCTGTCAATGAACCTCATCGGATTAAATTAGACCCGGGGGCTAAGGTTACTGGCATGGCATTGGTTAATCAGAGAACTGATGCAGTTGTCTGGGCAGCAGAATTAACTCACCGTGGCGACATGATACGGCAAAAGTTAGCTGACCGCCGTCGGGTTCGCCGCAATCGTCGCCATCGTAAAACTCGTTACCGCCCAGCCAGATTTGATCACAGAAAACGCCCTGATGGATGGCTAGCTCCGAGCCTACAACATCGAGTAGAAACTACTATGACTTGGGTCGAGCGCCTGGGTAAATGTTGTTCGATCACGGATCTATCAATGGAATTGGTACGATTTGACACCCAAAAGCTACAAAACCCTGAGATATCAGGGGTACAGTACCAGCAGGGAGTCTTGTTTGGATACGAATTGAGGGAATATCTGTTGACGAAATGGCGACACGAGTGTGCCTACTGCGGTGCCCAAAAAGTCCCGTTAGAAATCGAACACATTCATCCGAAGAGTAAGGGAGGTTCCGATCGAGTTAGCAATCTGGCTATCGCTTGCCATCAATGCAACCAGAAAAAAGGAAACAAGCCTGTAGAGCAATTCCTAAAAAAGAAGCCCGAAGTGTTGAAGCGGTTGCTAGCCCAAGCTAATGCCCCCCTAAAAGATGCAGCGGCAGTCAACTCTACCCGATGGGCATTGTTTAACCGCCTTCAGGAAACTGGATTAGCCATTGAAATTGGCACGGGAGGTTTGACAAAATACAACCGGACTCTTCAAGGACTACCCAAAACTCATTGGTTAGATGCAGCTTGTGTGGGAAAAAGTACACCCATGTTAAACATCGCCACTTCCCAGCCACTACTAATTACTTGCACTGGGCGTGGTGGTCGTCAGAAAGCTGCTATCAACAAATACGGATATCCAATCCGTCACAATCCATTAAAGCCAATCAAGGGATGGCAAACTGGGGATATTGCCAAGCATAGAGTGCATGGAATCGGTAGAATTACCCCCAGAAGTCGCGGTAGTTTTGTGTTGAGCAAACCTGACAAAACCAAGAAGTCAGTCAAGCCAATAGACCTAAAACCTGTCTTCAGAAGAGATGGCTATTCGTATAAATGGGCTTGA
- a CDS encoding SPFH domain-containing protein translates to MSQWFLLVFLALGGSGLLGSVKIINQGNQALVERLGKYSGKKLEPGLNFVIPVIERVVFQQTIREKVLDVPPQPCITSDNVSITVDAVVYWRIMDMEKAYYKVEDLRSAMQNLVLTQIRAEMGKLELDQTFTARSQINETLLRELDISTDPWGVKVTRVELRDIVPSQAVQDSMELQMSAERRKRAAILTSEGERESAVNTARGKAEALELDAAARKKAAIMDAEAQQQAIVLKAQAERQQQVLKAQATAEALKIVAKTLNNDPNARDALQFLLAQNYIDMGMQVGSSDSSKVMFMDPRSIPATIEGMRSIVGDGDKVNPNSLGIEMNQR, encoded by the coding sequence GTGTCACAGTGGTTTTTGCTTGTCTTTTTAGCTTTGGGCGGTTCAGGTCTTCTCGGTTCCGTCAAGATTATTAATCAAGGAAACCAAGCCTTAGTGGAACGGTTGGGAAAATATAGTGGCAAAAAACTTGAACCTGGGCTCAACTTTGTTATTCCTGTGATTGAGCGGGTGGTTTTCCAGCAAACCATTCGGGAAAAAGTCCTTGATGTGCCACCTCAGCCTTGTATCACCTCCGACAATGTTTCCATTACCGTTGACGCTGTGGTTTACTGGCGGATCATGGATATGGAGAAAGCTTACTATAAGGTCGAAGACCTGCGCTCCGCCATGCAGAACTTGGTGCTAACCCAGATTCGAGCCGAAATGGGTAAACTGGAACTGGATCAAACCTTTACCGCTCGCTCTCAAATCAATGAAACCCTACTGCGGGAATTAGACATTTCCACTGATCCTTGGGGGGTTAAAGTCACCCGGGTTGAACTGCGGGATATTGTACCGTCTCAGGCAGTGCAGGACTCAATGGAGTTACAAATGTCCGCAGAACGCCGTAAGCGGGCGGCAATTTTGACCTCTGAAGGGGAACGAGAATCTGCGGTTAACACTGCCAGAGGTAAAGCCGAGGCACTAGAGTTAGATGCTGCAGCCCGTAAAAAAGCTGCGATTATGGATGCTGAAGCCCAACAACAGGCAATAGTTCTCAAAGCTCAGGCAGAACGACAGCAGCAGGTTCTAAAGGCACAAGCCACTGCTGAGGCTCTGAAAATTGTGGCTAAGACTCTTAATAATGACCCGAATGCTCGTGATGCCCTCCAGTTTTTACTGGCTCAGAATTATATCGATATGGGTATGCAAGTTGGCAGTAGCGACAGTAGTAAAGTTATGTTCATGGATCCTCGCAGCATTCCAGCAACCATTGAAGGGATGCGTTCGATTGTTGGTGATGGAGACAAGGTTAATCCCAATTCCCTAGGTATTGAGATGAATCAAAGGTAA
- a CDS encoding Fur family transcriptional regulator: protein MKGQRTRSQERILKLLTTLNRAMSAQDLYVELRKRKQSMGLATVYRALDALKLEGMVQVRTLGSGESLYSGVQEDQHHLTCLNCGLSIPIEECPVPQLEKKLQDSYQFTIFYHTLEFFGLCEQCSVTNATEYQQPE, encoded by the coding sequence ATGAAAGGCCAACGCACCCGCTCCCAAGAGCGAATTCTGAAACTGCTCACAACCTTAAATCGGGCTATGTCGGCCCAAGATCTTTATGTCGAGCTGCGCAAACGTAAGCAATCTATGGGTTTGGCTACAGTTTACCGCGCTTTGGATGCTTTGAAACTAGAAGGAATGGTGCAAGTCCGGACTCTTGGTAGTGGAGAATCCCTCTACAGTGGTGTACAAGAGGATCAACACCACCTCACTTGCCTCAATTGTGGATTGTCTATTCCCATTGAGGAATGCCCTGTACCTCAGTTAGAGAAGAAGTTGCAAGATTCTTATCAATTCACTATTTTTTACCATACCTTGGAGTTTTTCGGATTATGTGAACAGTGTTCTGTAACCAATGCTACAGAATATCAACAGCCAGAATGA
- the purS gene encoding phosphoribosylformylglycinamidine synthase subunit PurS, whose amino-acid sequence MINKYQASIYVTLRNSVLDPAGVAVESGLKQLGYESIEEVRIGKYIELSLSAANEDMAREQLNQICDQLLANPVIENYRFELVEISAQLGVEA is encoded by the coding sequence GTGATTAACAAATATCAGGCTTCTATTTATGTTACACTTAGAAATTCCGTATTGGATCCAGCCGGTGTAGCTGTTGAGTCAGGACTGAAGCAGCTAGGCTATGAGAGTATAGAAGAGGTGCGTATTGGTAAATATATCGAACTTAGCCTGAGTGCAGCAAATGAAGATATGGCGCGAGAACAATTGAATCAGATCTGTGACCAGCTCTTAGCCAACCCAGTTATTGAAAATTATCGCTTTGAATTGGTTGAGATTTCAGCACAACTAGGAGTGGAAGCATGA
- the purQ gene encoding phosphoribosylformylglycinamidine synthase subunit PurQ, whose product MKFGVVVFPGSNCDRDVAYVTTSLLQCPTRMVWHQETDISDLDVVVLPGGFSYGDYLRCGAIAQFSPVMPMVVDHAKQGKFVLGICNGFQMLTEMGMLPGALVRNRDLHFICDRVPVKVERTDLYWTTAYHPGEIITLPIAHGEGRYYADAETLKALEDNGQVLFRYSTVSGEIETTGNPNGSLNNIAGICDPTGKILGMMPHPERAADPMLGNIDGMRLFQSLLKTFEDC is encoded by the coding sequence ATGAAATTTGGGGTGGTGGTCTTTCCTGGGTCAAACTGTGATCGCGATGTGGCCTATGTTACAACTAGCTTACTCCAATGTCCAACCCGGATGGTTTGGCATCAAGAAACCGATATTTCTGACTTAGATGTGGTGGTACTCCCTGGGGGCTTTAGCTATGGGGATTACCTGCGCTGTGGCGCAATTGCTCAGTTTTCTCCGGTGATGCCAATGGTTGTAGACCATGCTAAGCAGGGTAAGTTTGTCCTGGGCATTTGTAATGGCTTCCAGATGCTGACGGAAATGGGGATGTTACCAGGGGCATTAGTCAGAAATCGGGACTTACATTTTATTTGCGATCGCGTTCCAGTTAAAGTAGAGCGCACTGATTTATATTGGACTACAGCTTATCACCCAGGAGAAATTATAACTCTACCTATTGCCCATGGTGAAGGTCGCTACTACGCTGATGCTGAGACTCTCAAAGCTCTCGAAGATAATGGTCAGGTCTTGTTTCGTTACTCCACTGTTTCAGGAGAGATAGAGACAACAGGTAATCCCAATGGTTCCCTAAATAACATTGCCGGAATTTGTGATCCCACTGGCAAAATTTTGGGTATGATGCCCCATCCAGAACGAGCAGCTGATCCGATGTTAGGCAATATCGATGGGATGAGATTGTTTCAGAGTTTGTTAAAGACTTTTGAGGATTGCTAG
- a CDS encoding MSMEG_0570 family nitrogen starvation response protein: protein MPETNFQIQWPDGSQELCYSPSLVVKKYLNSDQDYSLSEFVALSRTALEDGSNRVKAQFGFPCSKALGQLKQIEDTAKKYSNLSEPKVRLLKFIDVQPTE, encoded by the coding sequence ATGCCTGAAACTAACTTCCAAATTCAATGGCCTGATGGTTCTCAGGAACTTTGCTATTCTCCTTCTCTAGTAGTCAAGAAATATTTGAATTCTGATCAAGACTATTCCCTTTCGGAATTTGTGGCACTGTCTCGGACTGCACTTGAGGATGGTAGTAATCGGGTCAAAGCTCAATTTGGTTTCCCTTGTAGCAAAGCACTAGGACAACTGAAGCAAATAGAAGACACAGCGAAGAAGTATAGTAATCTATCTGAGCCAAAAGTGCGATTACTCAAATTTATCGATGTCCAACCCACAGAATAA
- a CDS encoding metalloregulator ArsR/SmtB family transcription factor produces MQATSAPDSTTILAGFHALSDPLRLAVIELLRSQELCVCDLCDRLNVQQSKLSFHLKTLKQAGLIRPRQQGRWMYYSLNLPQFVVLEQYLAEFRRTGVMVPARNCCSD; encoded by the coding sequence ATGCAAGCCACTTCTGCTCCAGACTCCACTACTATCCTCGCTGGCTTCCATGCTCTTTCCGATCCCCTGCGCCTGGCAGTGATTGAGCTACTGCGATCGCAAGAGTTGTGTGTTTGTGATTTATGTGATCGCTTAAATGTCCAGCAATCAAAACTATCATTTCACCTGAAAACCCTTAAACAAGCTGGTCTGATTCGCCCCCGCCAACAGGGAAGGTGGATGTACTACAGCCTGAATTTGCCCCAGTTTGTGGTTTTAGAGCAATATTTGGCAGAATTTCGTCGCACAGGTGTGATGGTACCTGCCCGTAATTGTTGCTCAGACTAG
- a CDS encoding VOC family protein, protein MATLKTHVSLNVTDLHKSVTFYHAMFGVSPVKYKALR, encoded by the coding sequence ATGGCTACTCTCAAAACTCATGTCTCCCTGAATGTCACTGACCTTCACAAATCTGTGACATTTTACCACGCCATGTTTGGTGTGTCTCCAGTTAAATACAAGGCTCTTCGTTAA
- the iscB gene encoding RNA-guided endonuclease IscB, with amino-acid sequence MQNYVFVIDTNKQPLNPIPPKKARRLLNKGKAAVFRMYPFTIILKTAINNPTISPCQIKIDPGSKVTGFALVQNNQVIWGMELEHRGGLIKKKLESRSAVRRRRRNRNTRYRKPRFLNRKRPEGWLPPSLEHRILTIQTWVKRLIKFCPVNEIWVERVKFDTQKMQNPEISGIQYQQGELAGYEVREYLLEKWGRECTYCGKQSVPLQIEHIHPRSLGGSDRVSNLCLACKKCNQRKGNKPIEDFLKKKPSLLQKIKSKAKQPLKDATAVNATRNKLVKVLQLIKVVVTGTGAQTKYNRTRLELPKQHWIDAACVGDIETLVLRTSQPLLVTCKGPGGRQKAALNKYGYPIRHNPLKPIKGWVTGDIAQHPLLGIGKVTPRSKGSFGFTPLGTKGYKSCKPQDISAIYRKDGYTYSFC; translated from the coding sequence ATGCAGAATTACGTATTCGTTATTGACACAAACAAGCAACCATTAAACCCTATTCCACCAAAGAAAGCTCGCCGGTTATTAAACAAAGGTAAGGCTGCCGTTTTTAGGATGTACCCGTTCACAATCATCTTAAAGACTGCGATCAATAATCCAACCATCTCACCTTGTCAAATAAAGATTGACCCTGGTAGTAAGGTAACTGGATTTGCCCTAGTCCAAAACAACCAAGTTATTTGGGGAATGGAATTAGAGCACAGAGGAGGATTAATTAAGAAAAAACTAGAGTCTAGAAGCGCTGTAAGGCGTAGGAGACGTAACCGCAACACCCGCTACAGGAAACCCAGATTCCTTAACCGTAAGCGTCCAGAGGGATGGCTTCCACCTAGTCTAGAACACAGGATTTTGACTATTCAGACTTGGGTAAAACGATTGATTAAATTCTGCCCAGTCAATGAGATTTGGGTCGAAAGGGTTAAGTTTGACACCCAAAAAATGCAAAATCCTGAAATCAGTGGCATTCAGTACCAGCAAGGAGAGTTAGCCGGATATGAGGTTAGAGAGTACTTACTTGAAAAATGGGGAAGAGAATGCACTTACTGTGGTAAGCAATCCGTTCCATTGCAAATCGAACACATTCACCCAAGGTCACTTGGTGGAAGCGATCGCGTAAGTAATCTTTGTTTGGCTTGTAAAAAGTGTAATCAACGCAAAGGTAACAAGCCTATAGAAGACTTCTTAAAAAAGAAGCCAAGTCTACTGCAAAAAATCAAATCTAAAGCTAAGCAGCCATTAAAAGATGCAACAGCAGTAAATGCAACTCGGAACAAGTTAGTTAAGGTACTTCAATTAATCAAGGTTGTGGTCACCGGAACGGGAGCGCAAACCAAATACAACCGGACTAGATTAGAACTACCTAAGCAGCACTGGATTGATGCCGCTTGTGTTGGGGATATTGAGACCTTAGTGTTGAGAACCTCTCAGCCGCTGTTAGTCACTTGCAAGGGACCCGGAGGGAGACAGAAAGCAGCACTTAACAAATACGGTTACCCCATCAGACACAATCCATTAAAACCAATCAAAGGCTGGGTTACTGGGGACATAGCCCAGCATCCTCTACTAGGAATAGGCAAAGTCACCCCTAGAAGCAAAGGAAGCTTTGGATTTACCCCGTTAGGAACCAAGGGCTACAAAAGTTGCAAACCTCAAGATATATCGGCAATATACCGAAAAGATGGATACACTTATAGCTTTTGCTAG
- a CDS encoding MIP/aquaporin family protein translates to MRIRKLIPKQTLWSLISHCWREAVTEGMATFILVFVGTGAVMVNHITGGALTHLGVSFVFGAVVAALIYATGHISDAHINPAVTLAFWASGFFPARKVLPYILAQCIGAIAASTLLLLTLGYVADLGATLPLQGNWFQSLVLEVVLTFILMFVILGSGLDRRAPIGFAGLAIGLTVALEAACFGPITGASMNPARSLGPALVAGIWQHQWIYWVAPIVGAQLAVIAYRQLSHGFRDIQ, encoded by the coding sequence ATGAGAATCCGCAAACTGATACCCAAACAAACTCTCTGGTCCTTAATATCCCATTGCTGGCGAGAGGCAGTAACTGAGGGCATGGCTACATTTATCTTAGTTTTTGTTGGCACTGGTGCTGTCATGGTTAATCACATCACTGGTGGAGCCTTAACTCATCTGGGCGTCAGTTTTGTGTTTGGAGCAGTGGTCGCTGCTTTAATCTATGCCACAGGACATATTAGCGATGCCCATATTAACCCAGCTGTGACTCTTGCTTTCTGGGCTAGTGGCTTTTTTCCTGCTCGCAAAGTGTTACCTTATATCCTGGCTCAATGCATTGGTGCGATCGCTGCTTCAACATTACTGTTGTTGACACTGGGGTATGTTGCTGATCTTGGCGCAACTCTGCCTCTACAAGGGAACTGGTTTCAATCCTTAGTGCTGGAAGTAGTACTCACCTTTATCTTAATGTTTGTGATCTTAGGCTCTGGTCTCGACCGCCGTGCTCCCATTGGCTTTGCTGGTTTGGCTATTGGCTTAACCGTAGCATTAGAAGCAGCTTGCTTCGGACCAATTACCGGTGCCAGCATGAATCCAGCCCGTTCATTGGGGCCAGCCCTAGTAGCTGGGATTTGGCAACATCAATGGATTTATTGGGTTGCCCCAATTGTAGGAGCGCAATTAGCCGTGATTGCCTATCGGCAACTTTCCCATGGATTTCGGGATATTCAATAA
- the arsC gene encoding arsenate reductase, glutathione/glutaredoxin type → MKQIMFVCKRNSCRSQMAEGFARTLGEGKISVTSSGLEASRVHPTAIQVMDEINIDITDQTSNPLDDFKAEDYDAVISLCGCGVNLPEAWVLRDVFEDWQLDDPDGQPLETFRRVRDEIKERVAKLVETLS, encoded by the coding sequence ATGAAACAAATCATGTTTGTTTGTAAAAGAAATTCCTGCCGCTCTCAAATGGCAGAGGGTTTTGCTAGAACCTTAGGAGAAGGGAAGATTTCTGTTACTAGTTCTGGACTAGAAGCAAGCCGAGTTCATCCTACGGCAATTCAAGTCATGGATGAAATTAACATAGATATTACTGACCAGACGTCTAATCCTTTAGACGATTTCAAGGCTGAAGACTATGATGCTGTCATTTCCTTGTGCGGCTGTGGTGTTAATTTACCAGAAGCCTGGGTATTACGAGATGTGTTTGAAGATTGGCAGCTCGATGATCCTGATGGGCAACCACTAGAGACGTTTCGCCGTGTCCGAGATGAAATTAAAGAACGAGTAGCTAAGTTAGTGGAAACCTTGAGCTAA